In one window of uncultured Draconibacterium sp. DNA:
- a CDS encoding TolC family protein produces the protein MKTKIKLMRKLAIALFFLATATFAVQAQEALTLERALSIAETGSPDLKLSLLNLERYQKNLEAQRAALKSRFSLQVDPVNYSKQRRFDNRVSEWYTNENFETSTLFTVAQPILITDGTISLTNEFGWSSNNSTSSNTESEVFFNNLYLNLNQPLFTHNTLKLQLKELELNFENARISYAMQYLNLERNVTEFFYNVYMSQMNLTIAKDELANTQNSYDIIKNKVEAGLAAKEEEYQAELNLATAKSTLQNNEVAFENAKDQLKLYLGMDLFEDIMILADVSANPVPVDLDKAIENGLESRMELRQREIDVETSQFDLIRTKAQNEFRGDMNLRFGITGDNRDLGNIYQNPTKSPSVGISFNIPIFDWGERKARIAAAEAAIESQELNLSEQKKQIVVDIRQVYRNILNQLNQIELAKQNERNAQLTYEINLERYENGDLTGMDLNLYQNQLSSQKVALSQALINYKIELLNLKIQSLYDFEKNEAIIPEELYVTDGQ, from the coding sequence ATGAAAACAAAAATCAAACTTATGCGAAAACTGGCAATTGCATTGTTTTTTCTGGCAACTGCTACTTTTGCTGTTCAGGCACAGGAGGCCTTAACCCTCGAAAGGGCTTTGAGTATTGCCGAAACGGGAAGCCCTGATTTGAAGCTGTCGTTATTAAATCTTGAACGTTACCAGAAAAACCTTGAGGCACAGCGTGCGGCTTTGAAGTCACGTTTTTCACTTCAGGTTGATCCCGTAAACTACAGTAAACAACGTCGTTTCGACAACCGTGTCTCGGAGTGGTATACCAACGAAAACTTCGAAACAAGTACCTTATTTACGGTTGCTCAACCAATATTAATAACCGATGGTACTATCTCGTTAACCAACGAGTTTGGATGGTCAAGTAATAATTCTACTTCTTCGAACACGGAAAGTGAGGTCTTTTTTAATAACCTGTATTTGAACCTGAATCAGCCATTATTTACGCACAATACGTTAAAGCTGCAATTGAAGGAGTTGGAATTAAACTTTGAAAATGCACGTATCAGTTACGCCATGCAATACTTAAATCTCGAGCGAAATGTAACCGAATTCTTCTACAACGTTTATATGTCGCAAATGAACTTAACGATTGCAAAAGATGAGCTGGCTAATACACAAAACAGTTACGACATTATAAAAAATAAAGTTGAAGCCGGTTTGGCTGCAAAAGAAGAAGAATACCAGGCCGAGTTAAACCTGGCTACAGCAAAATCTACTTTGCAGAACAATGAGGTGGCTTTTGAGAATGCCAAAGATCAACTGAAACTGTACCTCGGTATGGATCTTTTTGAAGATATAATGATTTTGGCCGATGTGAGTGCAAACCCTGTGCCTGTTGATTTGGACAAAGCCATTGAAAACGGATTGGAATCGAGAATGGAATTGCGTCAGCGCGAAATTGATGTGGAAACCAGTCAGTTTGATCTTATTCGTACCAAAGCACAGAATGAATTCAGGGGAGATATGAACCTGCGTTTTGGTATCACCGGCGATAACAGAGATTTGGGTAACATTTACCAGAATCCGACAAAAAGTCCGTCGGTAGGAATTAGCTTCAATATTCCAATTTTCGACTGGGGTGAGCGCAAAGCACGAATTGCTGCCGCCGAAGCAGCCATCGAATCGCAGGAGCTAAACCTAAGTGAGCAGAAAAAACAAATTGTTGTTGATATTCGCCAGGTTTATCGTAACATTCTAAACCAGTTGAACCAAATTGAATTGGCAAAACAAAATGAACGCAATGCTCAGCTGACCTACGAAATCAACCTGGAGCGTTACGAGAATGGCGACCTTACAGGTATGGACCTAAACCTGTATCAAAATCAGCTTTCGTCGCAAAAAGTTGCACTAAGTCAGGCACTTATAAATTATAAAATTGAATTGTTAAACCTTAAAATACAATCGTTGTACGATTTCGAAAAAAACGAAGCTATTATTCCTGAGGAGTTGTACGTAACCGATGGTCAATAA
- a CDS encoding ABC transporter permease subunit encodes MISLHNIFSIAKYERKTLFRSWFFRIFSILSLLVLFGLNFGMVIEGGGSESWAIRAIPSAIPYFNLLILNVAQAVIAVFLASDFLKRDKKLDTTEVIYMRSMTNGEYVIGKTLGNMQVFMILNIAVVVLALVFNSLAKGTPIDWVSYGVYLVLISIPTLVFIMGLSFLLMSVIRNQAITFVLILGYIGITLFLLQAKYYYIFDYMAFNIPMLSSDIIGFSNLGVILIHRGIYFGLGSGFIFLTIFLLKRLPQSEAMTYVSLIFSVVFIGGAGFLAFNHINSFKKTAALRADIVELNNQYVSEPLADVLSHDIVLDHNGESLSVQSAMMLKNNLQQPLSKLIFSLNAGLEITDLKVNEKTTPFLREDHLVIVSDQLRLQPGDSAKVEFTYNGTIDEAYCYLDIDEELRQEKYGQFVLNVDKRYAFVTPNYVLLTREANWYPKVGVTYSSEDVSWYKPEFVDYSLTVNTKEGLQPVSEGVMTEVSAGKFHFEPQTPLTQLSLAIGKYEYKSLEHNDFEFGVWLIEGHDDFISVFPESKDTLASLIYERFEDFKRGYNLEYNSDKLALVEVPAQFKTYQRMWTSVQEVIQPGQVLIQEKGYMFREADFEKQKERMGRWRGRGGGGEMTDEDKELRVLGQFLEKFTEENETERRWARGEMSMEQLPNPYFIFPWLYNFQNNIQSDKWPITNRVFEAYLKSQSTDMRSLFMSSMSGESPDIMANIALQDYSFEEILADPDQSDIINNVIKLKGDVLFSTIKLEAGEEDFEDFLRGVLEKYKYQNISFEEFDEEIKARYGIELEPMMNSWFKAKVLPGYLVSPIKGVKVKSGDAMKTMISLKVTNFSDVDGLIKLTFRLAGGGGGGGFGPPGMGSEDTVDKLIELAAHQTKEMSYLFDGTPRMVIFNSLTSKNVPQTYMEMFREVEEDLKARVWEGERISSTPVQTKLPNEEIVDNEDPGFEITENHQVSLLEKLIVKEEETKQKYSSVNQWRPPLSWTATTSDEFYGEYVRSAYYIKGGNGEQIARWNVPVKQAGYYDVFYHFYKGRSFGRNRGEEKGSLNFIIHSDDGEEEAFLDSQNAETGWVHLGSFYFSSDKAVIELTDKTDLRIIYADAVKIVEL; translated from the coding sequence ATGATTTCGTTACATAACATATTCTCAATAGCAAAATACGAGCGAAAAACACTTTTTCGCAGCTGGTTTTTTCGCATATTCAGTATACTCTCTTTGCTTGTATTGTTCGGATTAAACTTCGGAATGGTGATTGAAGGCGGAGGTAGTGAAAGCTGGGCTATCCGTGCAATTCCGAGTGCTATCCCGTATTTTAATTTGCTGATTTTAAATGTGGCCCAGGCTGTAATTGCTGTGTTTTTGGCCTCCGACTTTTTAAAACGCGATAAAAAATTAGATACCACCGAAGTAATTTACATGCGTTCAATGACCAATGGCGAATACGTTATTGGAAAAACATTGGGTAACATGCAGGTGTTTATGATTCTTAACATCGCGGTGGTTGTTCTGGCACTTGTTTTTAATTCGCTTGCAAAAGGTACTCCCATCGATTGGGTTTCTTATGGCGTGTATTTAGTGCTGATAAGTATTCCAACTCTTGTTTTTATTATGGGTTTGTCGTTTTTACTGATGAGCGTAATCCGAAACCAGGCCATCACTTTTGTGTTGATACTTGGCTATATCGGTATCACCCTCTTCCTTTTACAGGCAAAATATTATTACATTTTCGATTACATGGCGTTTAACATCCCAATGTTAAGTTCCGATATTATTGGATTTAGTAATCTTGGTGTAATTCTTATCCATCGTGGAATATATTTCGGATTGGGTTCAGGCTTCATTTTCCTTACCATTTTCTTGCTGAAACGTTTACCTCAGTCGGAAGCAATGACCTACGTTTCGCTTATTTTTAGTGTTGTATTTATTGGTGGTGCCGGCTTTCTGGCTTTTAATCACATTAATAGTTTCAAAAAAACAGCAGCTTTACGTGCTGATATCGTCGAACTGAATAATCAATATGTAAGCGAGCCGCTGGCAGATGTGCTTTCGCACGATATTGTACTCGATCATAACGGTGAGTCGTTAAGTGTGCAATCGGCAATGATGCTAAAAAATAATTTACAGCAGCCTTTGTCGAAACTGATTTTTAGTTTAAATGCAGGCCTGGAAATTACTGATCTGAAAGTAAACGAAAAAACAACACCATTTTTGCGCGAAGATCATCTGGTTATCGTTTCCGACCAGCTTAGGTTGCAGCCCGGCGACAGCGCAAAAGTTGAATTTACCTACAACGGAACAATCGACGAAGCTTATTGCTATCTGGACATCGACGAAGAATTGCGACAGGAAAAATACGGGCAATTTGTATTGAATGTTGACAAACGTTATGCGTTTGTAACACCCAATTATGTGTTGCTTACCCGCGAAGCCAACTGGTATCCAAAAGTTGGTGTTACTTACAGCTCCGAAGATGTGAGTTGGTACAAACCCGAGTTTGTGGATTATTCGTTAACAGTTAATACAAAAGAAGGATTACAACCGGTTTCGGAAGGTGTTATGACAGAAGTTTCGGCTGGTAAATTCCATTTTGAGCCGCAAACCCCGCTAACACAACTTTCGCTGGCCATTGGTAAATACGAATATAAAAGTCTGGAGCATAATGATTTTGAATTTGGAGTTTGGCTCATCGAGGGTCACGACGATTTCATTAGTGTTTTCCCGGAGTCGAAAGATACACTGGCTTCATTAATTTACGAACGTTTTGAAGATTTCAAACGTGGTTATAATCTGGAGTACAATTCAGATAAGTTGGCACTGGTTGAGGTTCCGGCGCAGTTTAAAACTTACCAACGTATGTGGACATCGGTGCAGGAAGTTATTCAGCCCGGGCAAGTGCTGATTCAGGAGAAAGGCTATATGTTTCGCGAAGCTGATTTTGAAAAACAAAAAGAACGAATGGGCCGTTGGAGAGGTCGTGGAGGCGGCGGCGAAATGACCGACGAAGATAAAGAGTTGCGCGTGCTTGGACAGTTTCTTGAGAAATTTACCGAAGAAAATGAAACTGAACGCCGATGGGCGCGAGGGGAAATGAGCATGGAGCAGTTGCCAAATCCGTATTTTATTTTTCCGTGGTTGTACAATTTCCAAAACAATATTCAATCGGATAAATGGCCGATTACCAACCGGGTTTTCGAGGCTTATTTAAAAAGCCAGTCTACCGATATGCGATCGCTGTTTATGAGTAGCATGAGTGGCGAAAGTCCTGATATTATGGCAAATATAGCCTTGCAGGATTATTCGTTCGAGGAAATTCTTGCCGATCCTGATCAAAGCGATATTATTAACAATGTGATTAAACTGAAAGGCGATGTGCTTTTCTCAACCATAAAACTGGAAGCCGGCGAAGAAGATTTTGAAGATTTTCTGCGCGGTGTGCTGGAGAAGTACAAGTACCAGAATATTTCGTTCGAGGAATTTGACGAAGAGATTAAAGCCAGGTATGGTATCGAGCTGGAGCCAATGATGAACAGTTGGTTTAAAGCCAAAGTTTTGCCGGGCTATTTGGTGTCGCCTATAAAGGGAGTAAAGGTAAAATCGGGAGATGCCATGAAAACCATGATCTCGCTGAAAGTTACCAACTTCTCGGATGTGGATGGTTTAATAAAACTCACTTTCCGACTTGCAGGAGGTGGAGGCGGTGGTGGTTTTGGCCCTCCGGGAATGGGCTCGGAAGATACGGTGGATAAACTTATTGAGTTAGCTGCCCACCAAACCAAAGAAATGAGCTACCTGTTTGATGGTACGCCGCGTATGGTGATTTTTAATTCTTTAACATCAAAAAATGTTCCGCAAACCTATATGGAAATGTTTCGCGAAGTGGAAGAAGACCTGAAAGCGAGGGTGTGGGAAGGAGAGCGTATCAGTTCAACACCGGTTCAAACAAAACTTCCGAATGAAGAGATTGTGGATAACGAAGATCCGGGTTTTGAGATAACCGAAAATCACCAGGTGAGTTTGCTCGAAAAACTAATTGTAAAAGAGGAAGAAACAAAGCAAAAATACTCGAGTGTAAACCAGTGGAGGCCTCCATTGTCGTGGACAGCCACAACCAGCGACGAGTTTTACGGCGAGTACGTTCGTTCGGCCTACTATATTAAAGGCGGAAATGGTGAGCAGATTGCGCGTTGGAATGTTCCGGTAAAACAGGCCGGTTACTACGATGTGTTTTACCATTTTTATAAAGGTCGTTCGTTTGGCCGTAACCGCGGAGAAGAAAAAGGAAGCTTAAACTTTATTATTCATTCCGACGACGGGGAGGAAGAAGCTTTCCTTGATTCGCAAAATGCCGAAACCGGGTGGGTACATTTGGGCTCATTTTATTTCTCATCGGATAAGGCGGTTATTGAATTAACAGATAAAACTGATTTGCGAATAATATACGCCGATGCAGTAAAAATTGTGGAATTATAA
- a CDS encoding ABC transporter ATP-binding protein, translated as MHIKIENLNKIYKGGSYAVNNLNLEIPNGMFGLLGPNGAGKSTLMRILVTLMKPTSGKVYFNDYELSKHRREIRSMLGYLPQDFSFFSKLKTSEFLDYTARLAGMKSGAARRSAVDQMLEEVGLFEVRDRNANKLSGGMKRRLGIAQALINDPKIIIVDEPTTGLDPEERIRFRNLLSTLSTRDVIIILSTHIVGDISSTCDNMALLNQGKLAFAGSPEQLVKEAEGHVWLIEATEQEYLEINEKYPVISTIPIDGGWEVQVVANEIDGYQVKAMDPNLEHAYVHFMENKLNQWSNA; from the coding sequence GTGCATATTAAAATAGAAAATTTAAACAAAATCTACAAGGGAGGCAGTTACGCTGTAAATAACCTCAACCTTGAAATTCCAAATGGAATGTTTGGCCTTTTAGGACCAAACGGGGCTGGGAAATCAACCCTTATGCGCATTTTGGTAACTCTAATGAAACCAACAAGCGGCAAAGTATATTTCAACGATTACGAACTTTCGAAACATCGCCGCGAAATTCGCTCGATGTTGGGTTATTTGCCCCAGGATTTTAGTTTCTTCTCGAAATTAAAAACCTCTGAGTTTTTGGATTATACTGCCCGTTTGGCAGGAATGAAAAGCGGGGCAGCACGCCGCAGTGCAGTGGACCAAATGCTGGAGGAAGTAGGTTTGTTTGAAGTGCGCGACAGAAATGCGAATAAACTTTCAGGTGGTATGAAACGCCGTTTAGGAATTGCCCAGGCACTGATAAATGATCCGAAGATTATTATTGTGGATGAGCCTACTACCGGTCTCGACCCCGAAGAACGTATCCGGTTCCGTAACCTGCTTTCAACCCTTAGTACACGCGATGTAATTATTATCCTGTCTACACACATTGTTGGCGATATTTCGAGTACTTGCGATAATATGGCATTACTCAATCAGGGAAAACTGGCATTTGCCGGATCGCCCGAGCAGCTTGTAAAAGAAGCCGAAGGCCATGTTTGGCTTATTGAAGCTACCGAACAGGAATACCTTGAGATAAACGAAAAATACCCTGTAATTTCTACCATTCCGATTGATGGAGGCTGGGAGGTGCAGGTTGTTGCCAATGAGATTGACGGTTACCAGGTAAAAGCCATGGATCCGAATCTGGAGCACGCTTATGTGCACTTTATGGAAAACAAACTAAACCAATGGTCTAACGCTTAA
- a CDS encoding 2-phosphosulfolactate phosphatase produces the protein MHVNILQLAEGAREARGTAIIIDVLRAFSTACYAINKGIETIIPVGDINLAYQLKKDNPDYLLTGERHERKPEGFDFGNSPTHINDAAITAKTMVQTTSSGTQGITSAINADEIITGSFVNAGAIINYIQNINPEEVSLVCMGFACQYPTAEDTLCAEYIKNELEGQPNDFAAMVQKIKETDGARFFDPATESWSPESDFHLCMDLNRFDFILKVEKVGDLNYLRKLKI, from the coding sequence ATGCATGTTAATATCCTACAGCTTGCAGAAGGAGCGAGAGAAGCAAGAGGAACAGCGATTATCATAGATGTATTGCGGGCCTTTTCCACAGCCTGTTATGCTATTAACAAAGGTATTGAAACCATTATTCCGGTAGGAGATATAAATCTGGCCTACCAATTAAAAAAGGACAACCCCGATTACCTTTTAACAGGCGAACGACACGAACGAAAACCGGAAGGATTTGATTTTGGGAATTCGCCAACACATATTAACGATGCAGCCATTACGGCCAAAACAATGGTTCAAACCACAAGTTCGGGCACCCAGGGAATAACAAGCGCCATAAATGCCGACGAAATAATTACAGGTAGTTTTGTTAATGCAGGTGCCATTATTAATTATATCCAAAACATCAATCCTGAAGAGGTTTCGCTGGTTTGCATGGGTTTTGCCTGCCAATACCCCACGGCCGAAGATACACTGTGTGCCGAATACATAAAAAATGAACTGGAAGGACAGCCAAACGATTTTGCCGCCATGGTACAAAAGATTAAAGAAACCGATGGTGCCCGCTTTTTCGATCCGGCTACTGAAAGCTGGTCGCCCGAAAGCGATTTTCACCTGTGTATGGATTTAAACCGTTTTGATTTTATACTGAAAGTTGAAAAGGTGGGTGATTTAAATTATCTTCGAAAGCTCAAAATTTAA
- a CDS encoding PatB family C-S lyase: MQQYNFDEIVPRKGTNCLKHDALERFFNSADALPLWVADMDFKTPDFIVNAIKERAEHEIYGYTFRSDSYYEAVINWMSRRHQWDIKKEWISFSPGVVAGLTYAIESFSKPGDGVIVQPPVYFPFFDSVKGTNRKMIQNPLKKENGRYTFDLEDLKSKIDENTKLLLLCNPQNPGGMVWTREELIALTDICLENNIMIISDEIHSDLIYKGHKHIPLASISEEVAQNCMVSMAPSKTFNVAGLTSSLVIIPNKRKLAAYERTIGVGHLHMGNIFGAVALEAAYTHGDEWLEQLLDYLWGNYQLLESFIQEKLPRVKVMKPEATYLIWMDFSDYGMKNDELAKFTVEKAGVALNDGGRFGIGGDGWLRLNIGCPRSVLLEALERLEKAFA; the protein is encoded by the coding sequence ATGCAACAATACAATTTCGACGAAATAGTCCCGCGCAAAGGAACCAATTGTTTAAAACACGATGCCCTCGAACGTTTTTTTAATTCGGCCGATGCCCTACCGCTTTGGGTCGCCGATATGGATTTTAAAACACCCGATTTTATTGTTAATGCAATAAAAGAGCGTGCCGAACATGAGATTTATGGTTACACTTTCCGTTCCGACTCGTATTATGAAGCAGTTATAAACTGGATGAGCCGACGTCATCAGTGGGATATCAAAAAAGAATGGATTTCATTTAGCCCGGGGGTTGTGGCAGGATTGACATACGCGATAGAAAGTTTTTCGAAACCTGGCGATGGTGTTATCGTTCAGCCACCGGTGTATTTCCCGTTTTTCGACAGTGTAAAAGGTACTAACCGTAAAATGATCCAAAACCCGCTAAAAAAGGAGAATGGCCGCTATACTTTTGATCTGGAAGATTTAAAATCGAAGATCGACGAAAATACCAAACTGCTGCTGCTTTGCAATCCGCAAAATCCGGGAGGCATGGTTTGGACACGTGAGGAGTTGATTGCATTAACTGATATTTGCCTGGAGAATAACATCATGATTATTTCGGATGAAATTCATTCCGATTTAATATACAAAGGTCATAAGCACATTCCATTGGCAAGCATTTCTGAAGAAGTGGCACAGAACTGTATGGTGAGTATGGCGCCAAGCAAAACGTTTAATGTTGCAGGGCTCACCTCATCGCTGGTGATTATTCCGAACAAAAGAAAACTGGCGGCTTATGAACGCACCATTGGCGTTGGGCATTTACACATGGGAAATATTTTTGGGGCAGTTGCGCTTGAAGCTGCATATACGCATGGCGACGAGTGGCTGGAACAATTGCTGGATTACCTGTGGGGGAATTACCAGTTGCTTGAAAGCTTCATACAGGAAAAGCTGCCCCGTGTTAAAGTAATGAAACCGGAAGCTACTTACCTCATCTGGATGGATTTTTCGGATTACGGTATGAAAAACGATGAGCTGGCAAAATTCACCGTTGAAAAAGCGGGTGTAGCGCTGAACGATGGTGGCCGTTTTGGAATTGGTGGCGACGGCTGGTTGCGTCTTAACATCGGTTGCCCAAGAAGTGTTTTGCTGGAAGCGCTTGAGCGTCTGGAAAAAGCTTTTGCGTAA
- the ruvC gene encoding crossover junction endodeoxyribonuclease RuvC: MDKPLRILGIDPGTTVTGYGLVEVRDKKPVILHMGNITPKRYSDHYMRLKYLHERALHLVKEYKPDVMAIEAPFYGKNVQSMLKLGRGQGVLMAAALVHDVPIHEYAPLLVKQAITGMGRASKEQVAYFLQKVYDLKDMDKVLDETDAVAVAICHFIQMNKPQKSKEYKNWGDFVKKNPKKIK, encoded by the coding sequence ATGGATAAACCGCTTCGCATATTGGGCATCGATCCCGGAACAACAGTAACCGGCTATGGTTTGGTAGAGGTAAGAGATAAAAAGCCGGTTATTTTGCACATGGGAAACATTACGCCGAAAAGGTATTCCGACCATTATATGCGATTGAAATACCTGCATGAGCGGGCGCTGCATTTGGTAAAAGAATACAAACCGGATGTTATGGCCATTGAAGCACCTTTTTATGGTAAAAACGTGCAGTCGATGTTAAAGCTGGGCCGCGGACAAGGTGTGCTGATGGCCGCAGCACTGGTGCACGATGTGCCGATTCACGAATATGCACCTTTGCTGGTAAAACAAGCCATTACCGGGATGGGCCGTGCTTCGAAAGAGCAAGTGGCTTATTTCCTGCAAAAAGTTTACGACCTGAAGGATATGGATAAAGTACTCGACGAAACCGATGCCGTGGCTGTAGCCATTTGTCATTTTATACAAATGAATAAACCGCAAAAGTCGAAAGAGTATAAAAACTGGGGCGACTTTGTTAAAAAAAATCCCAAAAAAATTAAATGA
- a CDS encoding DMT family transporter yields the protein MSQTVKTYLYAGLAVLFWSTVATSFKLALREYDFIQLIFYVSAVTVVLLFFVLVAQRKTHLIFKQTKREWLYSLLMGAFNPLLYYLVLFKAYSLLPAQVAQPLNMIWPITLALLSVPMLKQKISWISFMALLISFVGVFFISSQGGFDGFRNTNPLGVVLAVGSSILWSLYWIFNVKDTRDQVVKLFLNFAIGLIYLTPVVALFSSFKVHWNEAFFATIYSGIFEVGITYVLWLKAMNLTSSNAKIGNLVFFAPFLSLVFIHLILKETIYFTTFVGLIFIVSGVLVQQLDRKSLRKQKLAQKN from the coding sequence ATGTCGCAAACCGTAAAAACATACTTATACGCCGGATTGGCCGTGTTATTTTGGTCAACCGTGGCCACATCGTTTAAACTGGCGCTGCGCGAGTACGATTTTATTCAACTTATATTTTATGTGTCGGCAGTAACGGTGGTGCTGCTGTTTTTTGTGTTGGTAGCACAGCGAAAAACACATTTAATATTTAAGCAGACCAAACGCGAATGGTTGTATTCGCTGCTGATGGGGGCTTTTAATCCGCTGCTTTATTACCTGGTTTTATTTAAAGCCTATTCCTTACTTCCGGCGCAGGTGGCACAACCGCTGAATATGATCTGGCCCATAACGCTGGCGCTGCTTTCGGTGCCCATGCTAAAACAAAAGATCAGCTGGATAAGTTTTATGGCGCTGCTTATTAGCTTTGTTGGGGTATTTTTTATCTCATCGCAGGGAGGTTTCGATGGATTTCGCAATACCAATCCGTTGGGCGTTGTGCTGGCGGTTGGAAGCTCAATATTGTGGTCGTTATACTGGATATTCAATGTAAAAGACACACGCGATCAGGTTGTGAAACTCTTTCTCAATTTTGCTATCGGACTTATCTACCTGACTCCGGTTGTTGCGTTGTTCTCCTCATTTAAAGTACATTGGAACGAAGCATTTTTCGCTACCATTTACTCCGGAATTTTTGAGGTGGGAATCACTTACGTATTGTGGTTAAAAGCTATGAACCTGACCAGCAGCAATGCAAAAATTGGTAACCTGGTGTTTTTTGCACCCTTCCTGTCGCTGGTTTTTATTCATCTTATTTTAAAAGAGACGATTTATTTCACCACGTTTGTTGGTTTGATTTTTATAGTATCGGGAGTACTGGTTCAGCAGCTTGACAGAAAGAGCCTGAGAAAACAAAAGCTGGCCCAAAAAAACTAA